A window from Solanum stenotomum isolate F172 chromosome 5, ASM1918654v1, whole genome shotgun sequence encodes these proteins:
- the LOC125864470 gene encoding MADS-box protein SOC1-like isoform X1 — protein MVRGKTEMRRIENATSRQVTFSKRRNGLLKKAFELSVLCDAQVGLIIFSARDKLYEFSTSSMQEIIEHYQRHTKDIQCENPAMEQNNMHNLKHNTSSLMKKIELLEKSKRKLLGESLESCSLEELQQMEHQLERSINIIRARKMEVFREQIMRLKENVKDLSSENVMLLEKCGGLEMQQTSGGEDVSIVISSEKSDVETELFIGLPESCRTKRP, from the exons ATGGTGAGAGGGAAAACTGAGATGAGGCGTATCGAAAACGCGACAAGCAGGCAAGTCACTTTCTCAAAGAGAAGAAATGGATTGTTAAAGAAAGCCTTTGAACTTTCTGTTCTTTGTGATGCTCAAGttggattaattattttttctgcTAGAGACAAACTTTATGAATTTTCAACCTCAAG CATGCAGGAGATTATCGAGCATTATCAGAGGCATACTAAAGATATTCAGTGTGAAAATCCAGCCATGGAACAGAATAATATGCACAATTTGAAGCATAATACATCAagtttgatgaagaagattgaGCTTCTTGAAAAATCTAAGAG GAAGCTCTTAGGAGAAAGTTTAGAATCTTGCAGTCTTGAAGAACTTCAACAGATGGAACATCAGTTGGAACGGAGTATCAACATCATCCGCGCAAGAAAg ATGGAAGTCTTTAGGGAACAAATTATGAGATTGAAAGAAAAT GTGAAAGACCTCTCATCAGAAAATGTTATGTTGTTAGAGAAG TGTGGAGGTCTTGAAATGCAACAAACATCAGGTGGAGAAGACGTTTCTATAGTGATTAGTAGCGAAAAATCGGATGTAGAGACTGAATTATTTATTGGACTACCAGAGTCATGCAGAACAAAGCGTCCCTAA
- the LOC125864470 gene encoding MADS-box protein SOC1-like isoform X2: protein MVRGKTEMRRIENATSRQVTFSKRRNGLLKKAFELSVLCDAQVGLIIFSARDKLYEFSTSSMQEIIEHYQRHTKDIQCENPAMEQNNMHNLKHNTSSLMKKIELLEKSKRKLLGESLESCSLEELQQMEHQLERSINIIRARKVKDLSSENVMLLEKCGGLEMQQTSGGEDVSIVISSEKSDVETELFIGLPESCRTKRP, encoded by the exons ATGGTGAGAGGGAAAACTGAGATGAGGCGTATCGAAAACGCGACAAGCAGGCAAGTCACTTTCTCAAAGAGAAGAAATGGATTGTTAAAGAAAGCCTTTGAACTTTCTGTTCTTTGTGATGCTCAAGttggattaattattttttctgcTAGAGACAAACTTTATGAATTTTCAACCTCAAG CATGCAGGAGATTATCGAGCATTATCAGAGGCATACTAAAGATATTCAGTGTGAAAATCCAGCCATGGAACAGAATAATATGCACAATTTGAAGCATAATACATCAagtttgatgaagaagattgaGCTTCTTGAAAAATCTAAGAG GAAGCTCTTAGGAGAAAGTTTAGAATCTTGCAGTCTTGAAGAACTTCAACAGATGGAACATCAGTTGGAACGGAGTATCAACATCATCCGCGCAAGAAAg GTGAAAGACCTCTCATCAGAAAATGTTATGTTGTTAGAGAAG TGTGGAGGTCTTGAAATGCAACAAACATCAGGTGGAGAAGACGTTTCTATAGTGATTAGTAGCGAAAAATCGGATGTAGAGACTGAATTATTTATTGGACTACCAGAGTCATGCAGAACAAAGCGTCCCTAA